In Treponema denticola, one genomic interval encodes:
- a CDS encoding FMN-binding protein: MKQMIKLALTLSAYAVIACLALAAVYSFTAPRIAEVKAEKTNRALKAVFPEAEDFKEISAEIPEGLNKTKFLNAYTAVNGGKTVGLTITAKGPTYASATILIAIDLNKTIRKIEFLELTDTPSLGSKAAEEPFAGQFNGKALDSAFEVKADINAIGGATITSKGVAAILKDASVTAIEYMAKNNLEEGK; this comes from the coding sequence ATGAAACAGATGATAAAGTTGGCCCTTACCCTTTCAGCCTATGCGGTCATAGCGTGTTTAGCCCTTGCGGCAGTTTACAGCTTTACAGCCCCGCGAATTGCTGAAGTAAAGGCGGAAAAAACAAACAGGGCATTAAAGGCCGTTTTTCCTGAAGCTGAAGACTTTAAAGAAATAAGTGCGGAAATTCCCGAAGGCTTAAATAAAACCAAGTTTTTAAATGCTTATACGGCAGTAAACGGCGGAAAAACCGTAGGTCTTACCATAACCGCTAAGGGGCCCACCTATGCAAGTGCAACCATATTGATAGCCATAGACCTAAACAAAACAATTCGCAAGATAGAATTCTTAGAGCTTACCGATACACCCAGCTTAGGAAGCAAGGCTGCAGAAGAACCCTTTGCAGGACAGTTTAACGGAAAGGCACTTGATTCAGCCTTTGAGGTAAAGGCCGATATAAATGCAATAGGAGGAGCTACAATAACATCGAAAGGTGTTGCTGCAATTTTAAAAGATGCCTCCGTTACGGCAATAGAATATATGGCCAAAAATAACTTGGAGGAGGGAAAATAA
- a CDS encoding M18 family aminopeptidase: protein MKKAEALMKFIDKSPSVYHAIKNAGEFLEAKGFVHLNREDTFELKPQGRYFVTNNGSALIAWQMPKSGNAENGFRIVGSHSDSPTFRIKPNPEIKVNNHYLKLNTEGYGGVILSTWFDRPLSAAGRVIIKTDDLLKPEVKLINFDKNLLTIPSLAIHMNREINDGYKFNKQKDTLPLIALINEKLEEKGFLMNLIAEEAGVTVDKILDFDLYLYDRQPGCFIGANDEFFSVGRIDNLGMACASIDALGDALPSNFVQVAAIFDNEEVGSRTAQGAGSPFLHDTLQRIIVSTSKGNAFEELQKALAKSFLISADQAHALHPNYTEKNDITNFPLMNKGPAIKVAASMSYTTDGISAAIFRDICARAKVPCQNFVNRSDMAGGSTIGPISVSNLNIKSVDIGNPILGMHSVRELGGTEDQEYITKAFAEFYK from the coding sequence ATGAAAAAAGCGGAAGCGTTGATGAAGTTCATCGACAAGAGCCCATCGGTTTACCATGCAATAAAAAATGCAGGCGAATTTTTAGAAGCAAAGGGCTTTGTTCATTTAAACAGAGAAGACACATTTGAGTTAAAGCCTCAAGGAAGATATTTTGTAACAAATAATGGAAGTGCCTTAATAGCATGGCAAATGCCCAAGTCCGGCAATGCCGAAAACGGCTTTAGGATTGTAGGGAGCCACAGCGATTCTCCTACTTTCCGCATAAAGCCAAATCCCGAAATTAAGGTAAACAATCACTATCTAAAACTAAACACCGAAGGTTACGGAGGGGTAATCCTTTCAACATGGTTTGACAGGCCCCTTTCGGCTGCAGGAAGGGTTATCATAAAAACCGATGACCTTTTAAAACCCGAAGTAAAACTTATCAACTTTGATAAAAACCTTTTGACAATTCCGAGCCTTGCCATTCACATGAATAGGGAAATAAATGATGGCTATAAATTCAACAAACAAAAAGACACCCTCCCCCTAATCGCTTTAATAAACGAAAAACTTGAAGAAAAGGGCTTTTTGATGAACCTTATCGCCGAAGAAGCCGGAGTAACGGTTGACAAGATTTTGGACTTTGACCTCTACCTCTATGACAGACAGCCCGGCTGCTTTATCGGAGCAAACGATGAGTTTTTCTCCGTAGGAAGAATAGACAACCTTGGAATGGCCTGTGCCTCCATCGATGCTCTAGGCGATGCCCTTCCTTCAAATTTTGTGCAGGTTGCCGCTATCTTTGACAACGAAGAAGTCGGCTCAAGGACAGCCCAAGGAGCGGGCAGCCCCTTCCTCCACGATACCTTGCAAAGAATAATCGTAAGCACCTCAAAGGGAAATGCTTTTGAAGAATTGCAAAAAGCCTTGGCAAAATCCTTTTTAATCTCTGCGGATCAGGCACATGCCCTTCATCCCAACTATACGGAAAAAAACGATATTACAAACTTCCCGCTTATGAACAAGGGACCCGCAATTAAGGTCGCCGCTTCTATGAGCTATACTACCGACGGTATATCGGCTGCAATCTTTAGGGATATCTGTGCAAGGGCGAAGGTTCCCTGTCAAAACTTCGTAAACCGCTCCGATATGGCCGGCGGCTCGACGATAGGCCCGATTTCCGTTTCTAACCTTAACATAAAGAGTGTCGATATCGGAAACCCCATCTTGGGTATGCATTCGGTGCGGGAATTGGGAGGCACCGAAGATCAGGAATATATTACCAAGGCCTTTGCAGAATTTTATAAATAA
- a CDS encoding electron transport complex protein RnfA, with protein MPETLSIFLSAILVKNVILMRFLALCPFIGMSSDVKKSVGMGWAVLFVTLLATAVTYPIYNYVLIGNLEFLQTLIFILVIASLVQLVEFYLKKAAPALYSSMGVYLALITTNCAILAVTIDAIDEGYTFVQALVHAAGSALGFMISLLLLAGLRQRIDNAPVPKFLKGTPILFIAAALLSMAFGGFAGLI; from the coding sequence ATGCCCGAAACACTTAGTATTTTTCTTTCTGCAATCCTTGTAAAGAATGTAATTTTAATGCGCTTTTTAGCCCTTTGCCCCTTTATAGGAATGTCCTCCGACGTAAAAAAATCGGTAGGCATGGGCTGGGCCGTACTCTTCGTTACTCTTTTGGCCACAGCCGTAACCTATCCCATATACAATTACGTATTGATAGGAAACCTCGAATTCCTTCAGACCCTTATCTTTATCTTGGTAATTGCAAGCTTGGTTCAGCTGGTAGAATTCTATCTAAAAAAAGCGGCTCCGGCCCTTTACAGCTCGATGGGGGTTTATTTAGCCCTGATTACTACAAACTGTGCAATCCTTGCCGTTACAATCGATGCCATTGATGAAGGCTATACCTTTGTACAAGCCCTTGTTCATGCGGCAGGTTCTGCCTTAGGCTTTATGATTTCGCTCCTGCTTTTAGCAGGCTTAAGGCAAAGAATAGATAATGCCCCCGTTCCGAAATTCTTAAAAGGAACGCCCATTCTTTTTATAGCGGCAGCCCTTCTTTCCATGGCCTTTGGAGGCTTTGCAGGACTGATTTAA
- the rsxE gene encoding electron transport complex subunit RsxE translates to MKNLNIFTNGIIRSNPLLVLMIGLCSSLAVTTNVLNGLGMGLAMTFVIVMSELIISIFRKLIPQDIRIPVFIIVIASFTTIVDLLMQAYTPALSDAMGLFIKLIVVNCIIMGRVESFASKESPGKSVLDALGMGVGYTIVLVLISAIREILGSGALAGNVFIPEAYHIRFFANAPGGFFVFGIMISINLFAKKLLERPKKKIQSSPAPQTEPEAKKEEE, encoded by the coding sequence ATGAAAAACTTAAATATTTTCACAAACGGAATTATCCGAAGCAATCCCCTTTTGGTTTTAATGATAGGCCTCTGTTCTTCTCTGGCTGTTACAACAAATGTCCTAAACGGCCTTGGAATGGGTCTTGCTATGACCTTTGTTATCGTTATGAGCGAGTTAATCATAAGTATTTTTAGAAAATTAATTCCTCAGGACATAAGAATTCCGGTTTTTATCATAGTAATAGCCTCTTTTACGACTATTGTAGACCTATTGATGCAGGCCTATACCCCTGCCCTATCGGATGCAATGGGGCTTTTTATTAAGCTGATCGTTGTAAACTGTATTATTATGGGAAGAGTCGAATCCTTTGCTTCAAAAGAAAGCCCCGGAAAATCCGTTTTAGACGCTCTGGGAATGGGAGTCGGTTATACGATAGTTCTTGTGCTTATTTCGGCTATAAGAGAAATATTAGGTTCGGGAGCCTTGGCAGGAAACGTCTTTATACCCGAAGCCTATCATATACGCTTTTTTGCAAATGCACCCGGCGGCTTTTTTGTATTCGGTATTATGATTTCGATAAACCTCTTTGCAAAAAAGCTTTTAGAAAGACCTAAGAAAAAAATTCAAAGTTCGCCTGCTCCGCAAACTGAGCCGGAAGCTAAAAAAGAGGAGGAGTAA